The Microbacterium luteum genome includes a region encoding these proteins:
- a CDS encoding ArsR/SmtB family transcription factor, whose product MERDEQQQAEFAARALSSPLRLRILRLCGFDARTNKELAELLDVNPGTMLHHVRTLVEAGMLAPEPERAGRRGAREVPYKATGLSWRTSLGANQSVVLIETMRQQLEGVDPADVRFTWLGLRLNAEHKAELDRRVFELAIEFKERGPDPDGDAYSFVAVTHPDLNPRPDQLAQRIGVTGDQAGPAPAP is encoded by the coding sequence GTGGAACGAGACGAGCAGCAGCAGGCCGAGTTCGCCGCGCGCGCCCTGAGTTCGCCGCTTCGCCTGCGCATCCTGCGTCTGTGCGGGTTCGACGCACGCACGAACAAGGAGCTCGCCGAGCTGCTGGATGTGAACCCCGGCACGATGCTGCACCACGTGCGCACGCTCGTGGAGGCGGGGATGCTCGCGCCCGAGCCGGAGCGTGCCGGGCGGCGCGGCGCGCGCGAGGTGCCGTACAAGGCGACGGGACTGTCGTGGCGCACATCGCTCGGCGCGAACCAGTCCGTCGTGCTGATCGAGACGATGCGGCAGCAGCTGGAGGGCGTCGATCCGGCGGACGTGCGCTTCACGTGGCTCGGACTGCGCCTGAACGCCGAGCACAAGGCGGAGCTGGACCGGCGCGTGTTCGAGCTGGCGATCGAGTTCAAGGAGCGCGGCCCCGATCCCGACGGCGACGCGTACTCGTTCGTCGCCGTGACACATCCCGACCTCAACCCCCGCCCGGACCAGCTGGCGCAGCGGATCGGCGTGACCGGCGATCAGGCCGGCCCCGCCCCGGCCCCCTGA
- a CDS encoding MFS transporter — translation MSQSDGVDDVPATKTSLWRDANFLTLWSGQSLAQFGAQITELAVPVLAVLLLGASEFEIGVLNAANVAAFLLVGLPAGAWIDRLRKRHVMIAADVVRALALAAVPALWMLGILEIWQLVAIAFVVGVATVFFDVSYQSIVPSLVRPRQIAEANGKLQATYELANIAGPGIGGWLVGVLTAPVAMLATAGTYAVSVVALLLTRDREEPRAADDRAPILHEIREGLQFVFGERLLRRIVGTTATSNFFAVISTTLLPLFLLRELGFTPAAMGVVFSLGAVGGLLGAIATPHIVARVGEARAIPLSAIGCSLAALVLPVAAITPAFAFPLLVVQSFVLSFLVLLYNITQVTFRQRITPPRLLGRMNASVRFIVWGVMPLAALLAGGLGTWLGVIPTMWIGAIGQLLAAGFVLFGPFWSLRRLPDAPTAGSSRG, via the coding sequence ATGTCCCAATCAGACGGGGTGGATGACGTCCCCGCCACCAAGACCTCGCTGTGGCGCGACGCGAACTTCCTCACCCTGTGGAGCGGTCAGTCCCTCGCGCAGTTCGGCGCGCAGATCACCGAACTGGCCGTTCCGGTGCTCGCCGTGCTGCTGCTCGGCGCATCCGAGTTCGAGATCGGCGTGCTCAACGCCGCCAACGTCGCCGCCTTCCTGCTGGTGGGCCTGCCCGCCGGCGCCTGGATCGACCGCCTGCGCAAGCGCCACGTCATGATCGCGGCCGACGTCGTGCGCGCCCTCGCGCTCGCGGCGGTGCCGGCGCTGTGGATGCTCGGGATTCTGGAGATCTGGCAGCTGGTCGCCATCGCGTTCGTGGTCGGGGTCGCGACGGTCTTCTTCGACGTGTCGTATCAGAGCATCGTCCCGTCGCTCGTGCGACCCCGGCAGATCGCCGAGGCGAACGGCAAGCTGCAGGCCACCTACGAGCTCGCGAACATCGCCGGCCCCGGCATCGGCGGCTGGCTCGTCGGCGTGCTCACCGCCCCGGTCGCGATGCTCGCGACCGCAGGCACGTACGCCGTGTCGGTCGTCGCGCTGCTGCTCACGCGCGACCGCGAGGAGCCGCGCGCCGCCGATGACCGCGCGCCGATCCTGCACGAGATCCGGGAGGGGCTGCAGTTCGTCTTCGGCGAGCGACTCCTGCGGCGGATCGTCGGCACGACCGCCACGTCGAACTTCTTCGCCGTCATCTCCACGACGCTCCTCCCCCTGTTCCTGCTGCGCGAGCTGGGCTTCACCCCCGCCGCGATGGGCGTGGTGTTCTCCCTCGGCGCGGTCGGCGGACTCCTCGGCGCCATCGCGACACCGCACATCGTCGCGCGCGTGGGCGAAGCCCGCGCCATCCCTCTCAGCGCCATCGGGTGCAGCCTCGCCGCCCTCGTGCTCCCGGTCGCCGCGATCACCCCGGCCTTCGCCTTCCCCCTGCTGGTCGTGCAGTCGTTCGTGCTGAGCTTCCTGGTGCTGCTGTACAACATCACCCAGGTGACCTTCCGGCAGCGGATCACGCCGCCGCGCCTGCTCGGACGCATGAATGCCTCGGTGCGGTTCATCGTATGGGGCGTCATGCCGCTGGCGGCACTGCTCGCCGGTGGGCTCGGCACGTGGCTCGGCGTCATCCCGACCATGTGGATCGGCGCGATCGGGCAGCTTCTGGCCGCCGGCTTCGTGCTGTTCGGTCCGTTCTGGAGCCTCCGCCGCCTGCCCGATGCCCCCACCGCCGGGTCGTCCCGCGGGTAG
- a CDS encoding response regulator, whose translation MTDEPFRVIVVEDDEDVALYVQTILHRRLPCEVKVLASADGYEALESEFDPDVVITDLELPGRGGFELLGDIRARRSDLAVVIMTAHAGGEYAERARREGANDYLAKPLSSKDLVAIVERLARGRRERPAVE comes from the coding sequence GTGACTGACGAGCCGTTCCGCGTGATCGTCGTGGAGGACGATGAGGACGTCGCCCTCTATGTCCAGACGATCCTGCACCGTCGCCTGCCCTGTGAGGTGAAGGTGCTCGCCAGTGCGGACGGCTACGAAGCGCTCGAGTCGGAGTTCGATCCCGACGTCGTCATCACCGACCTGGAACTGCCGGGGCGCGGGGGCTTCGAGCTTCTCGGCGACATCCGTGCGCGGCGATCGGATCTCGCCGTGGTGATCATGACCGCTCACGCCGGCGGCGAGTACGCCGAGCGCGCACGACGCGAAGGCGCGAACGACTACCTCGCCAAGCCGCTGTCGTCGAAGGACTTGGTCGCGATCGTCGAACGTCTCGCGCGCGGCCGTCGCGAGCGTCCCGCTGTGGAATGA
- a CDS encoding ATP-binding protein, with protein MTPTATARTPGSGAGRRSHPGLLLLPTLLLVVLALPAVWLFGAGQITDPVAMWSSVVWLALLEVAAVLVPWHRVRRDGVAVVPILAILAIGLFRVGTGGSASMFSVIILLPIVWVATLPGRRMVAFGIGALVVAFLGPYFSGLEAWGNGQLVRVVFVAVVIAAVAIVVNETTRSARARLTEVAELSGERARLLEEAERGRTELAAAAEGLRESEAFAKSIWEAMDNEAVIVTDERGRIVGWGPGAELLLGYDVADILGGDGAHSGEEAVGDLFVPRTVGLPAADDSVADEAEILPRLVEIGRSAGQGEGDLLVRSVDGVEIPVYLTCAERRVGDERVGYTFVLRDARHAKEITRLKDEFVGTISHELRTPLSSILGYLELVIEEEETLSEDQKRFIGVAQRNANRLLQLVGDLLFIAQVEAGKIPLRRESVDIAAIASAAGESILPVAERAGVAVAVHVPDAPLHLHADGRRIGQSIDNLVSNAVKFTPSGGSVTIVVGREDGHAVVTVTDTGMGIEPDDLEQLSERFFRSKMATRQAIKGVGLGLSITKAIVTAHDGTMSATSAVGEGTQFRIALPARPN; from the coding sequence ATGACGCCGACGGCGACCGCGCGCACGCCTGGCAGTGGTGCCGGCAGGCGCTCGCATCCGGGGCTGCTCCTGCTGCCCACCCTTCTGCTGGTCGTGCTCGCACTTCCGGCGGTGTGGCTGTTCGGAGCCGGTCAGATCACCGACCCGGTCGCGATGTGGTCGTCCGTGGTATGGCTCGCGCTCCTGGAAGTCGCGGCCGTCCTGGTCCCCTGGCACCGAGTGCGTCGCGACGGGGTGGCCGTCGTGCCGATCCTGGCCATTCTCGCGATCGGGCTCTTCCGCGTCGGAACCGGTGGCTCGGCGTCGATGTTCTCGGTCATCATCCTCCTCCCGATCGTCTGGGTCGCCACGCTCCCCGGCCGCCGCATGGTGGCCTTCGGGATCGGCGCGCTCGTCGTGGCTTTCCTCGGGCCCTACTTCTCCGGGCTGGAGGCCTGGGGCAACGGGCAACTCGTGCGCGTCGTCTTCGTCGCCGTGGTGATCGCGGCCGTCGCGATCGTCGTGAACGAGACCACGCGCTCGGCGAGGGCGCGATTGACAGAAGTGGCCGAACTCTCGGGCGAGCGTGCCCGGCTGCTCGAGGAGGCGGAGCGCGGCAGGACCGAGCTCGCCGCCGCTGCCGAGGGGCTTCGCGAATCCGAGGCATTCGCGAAGAGCATCTGGGAGGCGATGGACAACGAGGCCGTCATCGTCACCGACGAGCGGGGCCGCATCGTGGGGTGGGGGCCGGGGGCTGAGCTGCTCCTCGGCTACGACGTGGCCGACATCCTCGGCGGTGACGGAGCGCACAGCGGCGAGGAGGCCGTCGGCGACCTGTTCGTTCCCCGCACGGTGGGACTTCCTGCTGCCGACGACAGTGTCGCAGACGAAGCCGAGATCCTGCCGCGACTGGTCGAGATCGGTCGCTCTGCCGGTCAGGGCGAGGGTGACCTGCTCGTGCGCTCGGTCGACGGGGTGGAGATCCCGGTCTACCTCACATGCGCCGAGCGGCGCGTCGGCGACGAGAGGGTCGGCTACACCTTCGTTCTGCGCGACGCCCGTCACGCCAAGGAGATCACGCGCCTGAAGGACGAGTTCGTCGGCACGATCTCGCACGAGCTGCGCACGCCCCTCAGCTCCATCCTCGGCTATCTCGAGCTCGTGATCGAGGAGGAGGAGACCCTCTCCGAGGATCAGAAGCGGTTCATCGGGGTAGCGCAGCGCAATGCCAATCGCCTCCTCCAGCTGGTCGGCGACCTCCTGTTCATCGCGCAGGTGGAGGCGGGGAAGATTCCCCTGCGCCGCGAGAGCGTCGACATCGCGGCCATCGCGTCTGCTGCGGGCGAGTCGATCCTCCCCGTCGCCGAGCGTGCCGGCGTTGCCGTAGCCGTGCACGTGCCCGACGCGCCGCTGCATCTGCACGCGGACGGCCGCCGCATCGGCCAGTCCATCGACAATCTCGTCTCCAACGCCGTCAAGTTCACCCCGTCGGGCGGTTCGGTCACCATCGTCGTCGGTCGGGAGGACGGGCACGCCGTCGTCACCGTCACCGACACCGGGATGGGCATCGAGCCCGACGATCTCGAGCAGCTCAGCGAGCGGTTCTTCCGATCGAAGATGGCTACACGTCAGGCGATCAAGGGCGTCGGACTCGGCCTGTCGATCACGAAGGCGATCGTCACCGCTCACGACGGCACGATGTCCGCCACGAGCGCCGTCGGCGAGGGGACGCAGTTCCGCATCGCCCTCCCCGCGCGTCCGAACTGA
- a CDS encoding methyltransferase domain-containing protein has product MTLAARDTALRELMDDPACDPVRLDATLRRFDLVNRLVSGWGTVYRSRLRSYLRGLERPARVLDLGCGGGDLVRRLAAATARDGLAVTVVGADPDPRAHRVATSTPAPPNAAFVCADAAALVARGERFDAVVSNHVLHHLDDALPAVVAASASLARGPVLHGDIARGRLAYGLYAVGITPLAPGTFLRTDGLRSIRRSFTPAELRATLAAVPGRWTVSTPAPFRVLAEGSGRA; this is encoded by the coding sequence ATGACGCTCGCCGCGCGCGACACGGCGCTGCGCGAGCTGATGGACGACCCCGCCTGCGATCCGGTGCGACTGGATGCGACCCTGCGGCGCTTCGACCTCGTCAACCGCCTCGTGTCCGGCTGGGGCACCGTCTACCGCTCCCGCCTGCGGTCGTATCTCCGCGGCCTGGAGCGCCCCGCGCGCGTGCTCGACCTGGGCTGCGGCGGAGGCGACCTGGTGCGGCGGCTCGCCGCCGCCACCGCGCGCGACGGCCTCGCGGTCACCGTCGTCGGCGCCGATCCCGACCCCCGGGCGCATCGGGTGGCGACCTCTACGCCTGCGCCGCCGAACGCGGCGTTCGTGTGCGCCGACGCGGCCGCGCTCGTCGCGCGCGGAGAGCGCTTCGACGCGGTGGTCTCCAACCACGTGCTCCATCACCTCGACGACGCTCTGCCCGCCGTCGTGGCGGCATCCGCGTCGCTCGCCCGAGGTCCCGTGCTGCACGGCGACATCGCCCGCGGGCGTCTCGCCTACGGGCTCTATGCGGTGGGCATCACGCCGCTCGCGCCCGGTACCTTCCTGCGCACCGACGGACTTCGCTCCATTCGTCGCAGCTTCACGCCGGCCGAGCTTCGCGCCACCCTCGCCGCGGTTCCGGGGCGCTGGACGGTCTCGACACCGGCGCCGTTCCGGGTGCTGGCCGAGGGGTCGGGCCGTGCGTGA
- a CDS encoding response regulator — translation MSASPDVLVIDDVDDQRELLRTLFTRAGCDVRTAAGTDAAEPLLVEKAPDIAVVDLLLRGRDDGWRAMDRVRALAPGARIVICSVLDPAQFPTADAHLPKPFTAAQVRRVLDQLKPSR, via the coding sequence ATGAGCGCTTCACCCGACGTGCTGGTGATCGACGATGTCGACGATCAGCGAGAGCTGCTTCGGACCCTCTTCACGCGCGCCGGATGCGACGTGCGCACGGCGGCCGGTACCGACGCCGCGGAGCCGCTCCTCGTGGAGAAGGCTCCCGACATCGCGGTCGTCGATCTGCTGCTCCGCGGACGAGACGATGGTTGGCGGGCGATGGACCGCGTTCGGGCCCTCGCCCCGGGAGCGAGGATCGTCATCTGCTCCGTGCTCGATCCGGCACAGTTCCCGACCGCAGACGCGCACCTGCCCAAGCCGTTCACCGCCGCGCAGGTGCGACGGGTCCTTGATCAGCTGAAGCCCTCCCGATGA
- a CDS encoding ATP-dependent Clp protease ATP-binding subunit encodes MNATQMPGQEEQQSALEQFGINLTDRARQGKLDPVIGRDSEIRRVSQVLTRRTKNNPVLIGEPGVGKTAVVEGLAQRIVAGDVAESLKDKELITLDISALVAGAMYRGQFEERLKSVLKEITESEGRVITFIDELHVLMGAGGGEGSVAAANMLKPMLARGELRLIGATTLNEYREFIEKDAALERRFQQVYVGEPSVEDTVAILRGLKERYEAHHKVAIADGALVAAASLSHRYIPSRQLPDKAIDLIDEAASRLRMEIDSAPLEIDELRRHVDRLKLEELALKKEKDDAAKERLAALRADLAAEEAKLGELQSRWERERASLNRVGDLKTRLDAARMEAERAQREGNLERASRLLYAEIPALERGLLEAEREEPAGERMVGDQVTENDIAGVIASWTGIPVGRLMQGETEKLLHLEKELGKRLIGQKDAVKAVSDAVRRSRAGISDPDRPTGSFLFLGPTGVGKTELAKALAEFLFDDEHAMVRIDMSEYGEKHSVSRLVGAPPGYVGYEQGGQLTEAVRRRPYSVVLLDEVEKAHPEVFDVLLQVMDDGRLTDGQGRTVDFKNVILILTSNLGSPILIDPTIPLEQKREQVQGLVRQAFKPEFVNRLDDIVIFQALTEDDLAQIVELAVDALQRRLRDRRLTLAVTPDARAWLAERGYDPIFGARPLRRLIQSEVQDRLAMALLSGHVRDGDVVRVDMAADGSTLVLTSDGPATAPAAAEPDEDEVIEAELLDD; translated from the coding sequence ATGAACGCCACCCAGATGCCCGGGCAGGAGGAGCAGCAGAGCGCCCTCGAACAGTTCGGGATCAACCTCACCGACCGCGCGCGGCAGGGAAAGCTCGACCCGGTCATCGGCCGCGACTCCGAGATCCGTCGCGTCAGCCAGGTGCTCACGCGACGCACGAAGAACAACCCGGTGCTCATCGGGGAGCCCGGCGTCGGCAAGACCGCCGTCGTCGAGGGCCTCGCCCAGCGGATCGTCGCGGGCGACGTCGCCGAGTCGCTCAAGGACAAGGAGCTCATCACGCTCGACATCTCCGCGCTCGTGGCCGGGGCGATGTACCGCGGCCAGTTCGAGGAGCGGCTCAAGAGCGTCCTGAAGGAGATCACCGAGTCCGAGGGGCGCGTCATCACGTTCATCGACGAGCTCCACGTGCTCATGGGGGCCGGTGGCGGGGAGGGATCGGTCGCCGCGGCGAACATGCTCAAGCCCATGCTCGCCCGCGGCGAGCTGCGCCTGATCGGCGCGACCACGCTCAACGAGTACCGCGAGTTCATCGAAAAGGATGCCGCCCTCGAGCGCCGCTTCCAGCAGGTCTACGTCGGCGAGCCGTCGGTCGAGGACACCGTCGCCATCCTGCGCGGACTCAAGGAGCGCTACGAGGCGCACCACAAGGTCGCCATCGCCGACGGCGCGCTCGTGGCCGCCGCATCCCTGTCGCACCGCTACATCCCGAGCCGTCAGCTTCCCGACAAGGCCATCGACCTGATCGACGAGGCCGCGTCGCGGCTGCGGATGGAGATCGACTCCGCGCCGCTCGAGATCGACGAGCTGCGCCGCCACGTCGACCGCCTCAAGCTCGAGGAGCTCGCGCTGAAGAAGGAGAAGGACGACGCCGCCAAGGAGCGGCTCGCGGCCCTGCGCGCCGACCTCGCGGCCGAGGAGGCGAAGCTCGGCGAGCTGCAGTCGCGATGGGAGCGCGAGCGCGCCTCGCTCAACCGCGTCGGCGACCTCAAGACCCGCCTCGACGCCGCCCGCATGGAGGCCGAGCGCGCTCAGCGCGAGGGCAACCTCGAGCGCGCCTCGCGCCTGCTCTACGCCGAGATCCCGGCGCTCGAACGCGGCCTGCTCGAGGCCGAGCGCGAAGAGCCCGCCGGCGAGCGGATGGTCGGCGACCAGGTCACCGAGAACGACATCGCCGGCGTCATCGCGTCGTGGACCGGCATTCCCGTCGGACGCCTCATGCAGGGCGAGACCGAGAAGCTGCTGCACCTGGAGAAGGAGCTCGGCAAGCGGCTCATCGGGCAGAAGGATGCGGTCAAGGCCGTCTCGGATGCGGTGCGCCGCTCGCGCGCGGGCATCAGCGACCCGGACCGCCCGACCGGATCGTTCCTCTTCCTCGGCCCCACGGGCGTCGGAAAGACCGAGCTGGCCAAGGCCCTCGCCGAGTTCCTCTTCGACGACGAGCACGCCATGGTGCGCATCGACATGTCGGAGTACGGCGAGAAGCACTCGGTGTCGCGACTGGTCGGCGCCCCTCCCGGATACGTCGGCTACGAGCAGGGCGGGCAGCTCACCGAGGCCGTGCGCCGTCGGCCCTACTCCGTGGTCCTCCTGGATGAGGTCGAGAAGGCGCATCCCGAGGTCTTCGACGTGCTGCTGCAGGTGATGGACGACGGCCGCCTCACCGATGGGCAGGGTCGCACCGTCGACTTCAAGAACGTCATCCTGATCCTCACGTCCAACCTCGGCTCGCCCATCCTCATCGACCCGACCATCCCGCTCGAGCAGAAGCGCGAGCAGGTGCAGGGCCTCGTGCGCCAGGCGTTCAAGCCGGAGTTCGTGAACCGCCTCGATGACATCGTGATCTTCCAGGCGCTCACCGAAGACGACCTCGCGCAGATCGTGGAGCTCGCGGTCGACGCGCTGCAGCGCCGCCTGCGGGATCGTCGGCTGACGCTCGCGGTGACCCCCGACGCACGTGCGTGGCTCGCCGAGCGCGGGTACGACCCGATCTTCGGCGCGCGGCCGCTGCGGCGGCTCATCCAGTCCGAGGTGCAGGACCGTCTCGCGATGGCCCTGCTGTCGGGCCATGTGCGCGACGGCGACGTGGTGCGGGTCGACATGGCCGCCGACGGCTCGACCCTCGTGCTCACCAGCGACGGCCCCGCGACGGCCCCGGCCGCCGCCGAGCCCGACGAGGACGAGGTGATCGAGGCGGAGCTCCTCGACGACTGA
- a CDS encoding FAD-dependent oxidoreductase gives MREVIVVGAGPVGMLLAGELSRLGVDVELLERRPSAGGGTRAIGVHSPVLATLEPSGLTERVLASAARVTRGEARSRGDVLGVVRFDRLSRRFPFVATLPQAATEAVLAEAAPEPVRSATVTAVLPAPDHVRVRAAVSGGITERDARVVVVATGSGGRDVVYRTDALARRLYPDRYLMTDATAAIDADTSVAAVHLDAAGVLESFPLPGGRRRFVAWDAAPHASDTAATRGARLREAMAVRGEAQAGEGVAAATSFGVRRMVAPRMRRDRILTVGDTAHEVSPIGGQGMNLGLLDAMTLAPLLAKWMRTGTAPTTLDAWERRRVRSARVSAAIAAGNTALGRPASRRIDRLRTGALRALLATPASLVLAHAYAMGFDADA, from the coding sequence GTGCGTGAGGTGATCGTCGTCGGCGCGGGGCCGGTCGGGATGCTGCTGGCCGGCGAGCTGTCGCGCCTCGGTGTCGACGTGGAGCTTCTCGAGCGTCGCCCGTCGGCCGGGGGCGGCACACGCGCGATCGGCGTGCACTCCCCGGTGCTCGCCACCCTCGAGCCGTCGGGCCTCACGGAGCGGGTGCTCGCCTCCGCCGCACGCGTCACGCGCGGCGAGGCGCGGTCCCGAGGCGACGTGCTCGGCGTGGTGCGGTTCGACCGGCTCTCGCGCCGGTTCCCATTCGTCGCGACACTGCCGCAGGCGGCGACCGAGGCCGTGCTCGCAGAGGCCGCACCTGAGCCGGTGCGCTCGGCGACCGTCACGGCGGTGCTGCCGGCGCCGGACCACGTGCGCGTGCGCGCCGCCGTCTCCGGGGGGATCACCGAGCGCGACGCACGCGTCGTGGTCGTCGCGACCGGCTCCGGCGGACGCGACGTCGTCTATCGCACCGACGCGCTCGCACGGCGCTTGTATCCGGACCGCTACCTGATGACGGATGCGACCGCCGCGATCGACGCGGACACCTCGGTCGCGGCTGTGCACCTCGACGCCGCCGGCGTGCTGGAGTCGTTTCCGCTGCCGGGCGGCCGGCGGCGGTTCGTCGCGTGGGACGCCGCCCCGCACGCATCCGACACCGCCGCGACGCGAGGCGCGCGCCTGCGCGAGGCGATGGCCGTTCGCGGCGAGGCGCAGGCGGGCGAGGGCGTGGCTGCGGCGACCTCGTTCGGCGTGCGGAGGATGGTCGCGCCGCGCATGCGCCGCGACCGCATCCTCACCGTCGGCGACACCGCCCATGAGGTGAGCCCGATCGGCGGGCAGGGCATGAACCTGGGTCTGCTCGACGCGATGACCCTCGCGCCGCTGCTGGCGAAGTGGATGCGCACGGGCACCGCGCCGACGACCCTCGACGCGTGGGAGCGCCGGCGCGTTCGATCGGCACGCGTGTCCGCGGCGATCGCGGCCGGCAACACCGCGCTCGGGCGCCCCGCCTCGCGCCGCATCGACCGCCTGCGCACGGGCGCGCTGCGCGCCCTGCTGGCCACACCCGCATCCCTCGTTCTCGCCCACGCCTACGCGATGGGCTTCGACGCCGACGCCTGA
- a CDS encoding UbiA family prenyltransferase — MGERHRRSVAGVVRALWGSSHPGPTLVVTALALALGAAAGVPPAHLALLTAAVFFGQLSVGISNDVIDLPRDRVVGRTDKPLARGDATAAQAWTAAYACLALAVGLSLAIGFGMLAAHALFLAAAWAYNAGLKATPVSIVPFLVGFGAFPSLAPLSAQPPAPAAPWAWIAGAALGAAIHLVNVLPDLDDDARTGVRGLPHILGARVSTLLAIGGLFVGAVATLLGPVGADAAAIPPLGWIFFGAALALTAATVVVALSRPRARLLFSLVMAAALLLAVQLVATGGALAA; from the coding sequence ATGGGGGAGCGGCATCGACGGAGCGTGGCGGGAGTCGTCCGCGCGCTGTGGGGCTCCTCCCACCCCGGCCCGACGCTCGTCGTCACCGCCCTGGCGCTCGCCCTCGGTGCCGCGGCGGGCGTGCCGCCGGCGCACCTGGCCCTGCTGACGGCGGCGGTGTTCTTCGGGCAGCTCTCCGTCGGCATCTCCAACGACGTCATCGACCTTCCCCGCGACCGCGTCGTCGGGCGCACCGACAAGCCGCTCGCGCGCGGCGACGCGACGGCCGCCCAGGCCTGGACGGCCGCCTACGCGTGCCTCGCCCTCGCCGTCGGACTGTCCCTCGCGATCGGGTTCGGGATGCTCGCCGCCCACGCCCTCTTCCTCGCGGCGGCCTGGGCGTACAACGCCGGGCTCAAGGCGACGCCGGTCTCGATCGTTCCGTTCCTCGTCGGTTTCGGGGCCTTTCCCTCCCTCGCGCCGCTGTCCGCCCAGCCCCCGGCCCCCGCCGCACCGTGGGCGTGGATCGCCGGCGCGGCGCTCGGCGCCGCCATCCATCTGGTGAACGTGCTGCCCGACCTCGACGACGACGCCCGCACCGGGGTGCGGGGTCTGCCGCACATCCTCGGCGCCCGCGTCTCGACTCTGCTCGCCATCGGCGGGCTCTTCGTCGGTGCCGTCGCGACGCTGCTGGGTCCGGTCGGGGCGGATGCCGCCGCCATCCCGCCGCTGGGCTGGATCTTCTTCGGGGCTGCCCTCGCCCTCACCGCGGCGACGGTGGTCGTCGCGCTCTCACGCCCCCGCGCGCGTTTGCTGTTCTCGCTCGTCATGGCCGCCGCCCTGCTGCTCGCCGTGCAGCTGGTCGCGACCGGCGGGGCGCTCGCCGCCTGA
- a CDS encoding type III polyketide synthase: MAAPRIVAIGTAVPTARLTQDEVRDMFAAQPGTSRLTQRLIHAAFDAADIETRHSVLSQLASGQAADPTEALFRDAAGTLHAPTTGERNDLYVRHAPGLYARAARAALTDAQVAASEITHVVTVSCTGFFAPGPDYRLVRHLDLRPDVERYHLGFIGCAAALPALRVAERLARSDPGAVVLVVCAELCSLHIRVSDDPQQIVAASVFGDGAGAAIVTGAPGIGRAGGLELADFATTLTSEGETDMTWTIGDHGFEMILSAEVPRIIGREIRDAVGPVLDGVDAWAVHPGGRSVLDRVESGLDLDPQALEASRHVLRTYGNMSSATLLFILRDQLADDAVADGRTVGALAFGPGLTVESARLTKRTPR, translated from the coding sequence ATGGCCGCCCCCCGGATCGTCGCGATCGGAACCGCCGTACCGACCGCGCGTCTGACGCAGGACGAGGTGCGCGACATGTTCGCCGCGCAGCCGGGAACCAGCCGACTCACACAGCGCCTCATCCACGCCGCGTTCGACGCCGCCGACATCGAGACGCGCCACAGCGTGCTGTCCCAACTCGCATCCGGGCAGGCCGCCGACCCGACGGAGGCGCTGTTCCGGGATGCCGCCGGCACCCTGCACGCGCCGACGACCGGCGAGCGTAACGACCTCTACGTGCGGCACGCGCCCGGACTCTACGCACGGGCGGCACGGGCCGCACTGACCGACGCGCAGGTGGCCGCATCCGAGATCACGCACGTCGTGACCGTCTCGTGCACCGGATTCTTCGCCCCCGGCCCCGACTACCGTCTCGTGCGCCACCTCGACCTGCGCCCCGATGTCGAGCGCTACCACCTGGGGTTCATCGGATGCGCCGCGGCCCTTCCCGCCCTGCGCGTCGCCGAGCGGCTCGCCCGGTCCGACCCCGGCGCGGTCGTCCTCGTCGTGTGCGCGGAGCTGTGCTCGCTGCACATCCGGGTCTCCGATGATCCGCAGCAGATCGTGGCGGCGTCCGTCTTCGGCGACGGGGCGGGGGCGGCGATCGTCACCGGCGCGCCCGGGATCGGTCGGGCGGGCGGCCTCGAGCTGGCGGATTTCGCGACGACCCTCACCTCGGAGGGCGAGACCGACATGACGTGGACGATCGGCGACCACGGGTTCGAGATGATCCTGTCCGCCGAGGTGCCGCGCATCATCGGGCGCGAGATCCGCGACGCCGTGGGACCGGTGCTCGACGGCGTCGACGCGTGGGCGGTGCATCCCGGCGGGCGCAGCGTGCTCGACCGCGTCGAGAGCGGGCTGGATCTCGACCCGCAGGCGCTCGAGGCCTCCCGGCATGTGCTTCGGACCTACGGCAACATGTCCAGCGCGACGCTGCTGTTCATCCTGCGCGACCAGCTCGCCGACGACGCCGTCGCCGACGGTCGCACGGTCGGGGCGCTCGCCTTCGGGCCGGGCCTCACGGTCGAGTCGGCCCGCCTGACCAAGCGGACCCCCCGATGA